The following nucleotide sequence is from Populus trichocarpa isolate Nisqually-1 chromosome 11, P.trichocarpa_v4.1, whole genome shotgun sequence.
ATTTATAGTATATGCTAGTCCTTGTCCGATTTACAGAAGAAAACATCATTCGAGTCTAACCATTGCACTCAGCCGTATGCCCGAGTAAAACAAGACGACAACTACCTATTAACTATATTAAATTACAGGCAATAAAAGCCTATAACATGCTCCAAATACAAGCAGCTTTCAAGTTCGAAGCACATGAATAGCTTATTTCTTCGACAAAGATACCATAATCTTAAAGAAAGCTACGTGTCTTGTACGTTGTTTCTTCTCTCATATCCCCACAAACACATGCATTTCATCTATACAACAGCTGCTGctactttaatttatttcccTCCAAATTCTTTACTggctctttgttttcttttttaattatccatGACAGGCTTTCCCCTATGCGTTGaccaaaaaatatgcaattcaTTTCTTGCTTTTTTCCATGTAATAATTCATTATCTTGGTAAGTCCCTCTCTTTTCCACCAAGCAAGGGACACAACCAAACTCAACCCTACAaacaacaaatacaaacaaatgTGGCAAGCAACATTCAAAGCTCTGTCCTGTCCTTCATGGTCCCATTCCATTAATACCCTTCTCATTCCATCCCAAAattctatagaaagcaaaaaaaataaaattcagaagATAGTCTCATTGCAAGTaatgaatttcttcttcttcttttggtatACAACCAACTGAGCTTGCAATAAATTTCTATAGCTCGAAATCAtagctctttcttttcttttcttttggcttttatctttttttgggtttctaTTATGGTGGTGACATTGATGATGTTAAGATATGGACCAATTGCAGAGTCCCAATAATATTAGAACTGAGAAAAACTGAACAAAATATTGCCATCATTTGCCGCTGTAGCCATTCAATTTTCGCCGCTTGATCTCCGGCACTGTACTGCCAttagtgatggtggtggtgctgGTGATGATGCTCGTGGTCTCATTTTCTGATTTTGTAAAATGCCTGTCTAGCACGCTCAATGGGGTTCTTGTCCAGGACATTGTATCTAACATTGACTCGTACCATTCCATCTCCACCATTTCTTGCAGTGCATTAAAGCATTCTAGCAGCTTCTCCTAAACAATGCATGATTAGTCATTAATTAATTGCCATCAATGCTAAGccagagaatatatatatatatatatatataacaaacaaaccaaaaaaatgaaattttgggGTGTTGGTTAATCCTTGCTTACTTCATTTACAAATTCACATGAGTAGATTGAGCACTTGAAACAAGGGAATTGCAATGGGAATCGTTCATTGGATGCTACAAGAAGGGCTGATGCTGCAATAATAGATGGCTTGAACTCAAGAAACTTAATTTCTGCAACAAAAAACATACATAGAATTgaatgctaataaaaaaaaagttgaatatgATTAGAGAAAAGTTTTTGAGATAAATGGGTGCTTACCATTTTGagctttaaaaataatctctgTAGCTCTGTCTTTGAGAGGTTGTGAGGATGATGGATCTTTGAGttcaaataaagaaacaaagaaatgcACAAAAGAGAAAGGTGTAATCGATCTCATTCTCCAGTTCAAGGCATCAAGAACGAGAAGTTCCATGCGATTAATTGTTTGTGTGTCAAAGATGAAACCAGCTTCCGCTTCCTGTTTCATTGTTTAAACTATGCACGTAAGTTTCCATGGCCAACTTTGAATTGCATAGTCGGCTAATATATGGGGAAATATGGGGGCTTATTACCTGAGAATTGGAGATGGAGAAGTGTTTATTCTTCATCTTTGCAGCTAGAGAAAGGCAAGAGATTACTAGAAGTCTAAGAATCCATGGCTTCCCTTGCTTCAAAGAACCAAGAATTTCAGCAAGAATAAATCAAGAATCCGAGCAAAATAGCAAGAGACGTacactttatattttaattcgttTCCATACCGGAATTTCTTGCCTGGAAATGAATCGATCCATGTAATTTACTGCAAGGTAGGGAATGAAGAGGTCATAGTTGCAAGAATATTGTGCCTGCCAAAAGCTAAGACAGCATTATTACAACACAAAACCCAATATCAACAAAGGAGGTTATACACATAAGTTAGTGTTGTGTTTATCACCTGTAAAATGCGAGAAATGGCTTCTTCACGAAAGGAAACGTAGAAGTCAGAGGTTTTCAAGCAGTGTAGGAAATTTCTTGAAGGCATGTGATCAGATTCAGAGACAAAGAGATCTGGGATTGTATCAGATACGTATTCTTTCAAGCTTGTCAAAGGGTTTTCAAGATCAAACTCCATTTTtcaccttttgttttgtgtCTGTGTGTCTTTGTTTGTATGAAAGTGTGTTTTCGTAAGAAAAAGAGACAGAAAGAGAGTCaataagagaagagagggagtgTGAGAAAAGTGAGCCAAAGAAGGTGAGTAGCAATAATGATAGAAAGAGAAGCTTCGCTTTCTGtgtttgaaatgaaaataaaagaaacactCTTCCACTTCACTTCTCGGTTTACAGCTCCTCTTCCATTAACTTTCTCATTACTCAATTTCATGTTAcccaaaattatcattttttatataaaaaaatataataaaatacaaaagtaataatataaaaacaaaaagaggttgaaaaattaaaaaaaaatataggtggACAAACGACTTGGTTGACAAGAACAGACCGAAGAAGGATTTAAATGCATAAATAAGAGACGAAGCGGTCAAATTGGATCTTTAACAATATTAGAAACTCAATTGCACCTTTGAAGTGCTTAAATGTGAAAcacaatgcaaattcaaagtTAACTTAAGTGGATATTAGAGGAATTTGCATAAAAGTTAAGTCTgaagacttaattaaatttttaataggctgatttaatttaatcatgagcctaattaaggatttaattaagtttaagaattaat
It contains:
- the LOC7496998 gene encoding putative cyclin-D6-1; translation: MEFDLENPLTSLKEYVSDTIPDLFVSESDHMPSRNFLHCLKTSDFYVSFREEAISRILQAQYSCNYDLFIPYLAVNYMDRFISRQEIPQGKPWILRLLVISCLSLAAKMKNKHFSISNSQEAEAGFIFDTQTINRMELLVLDALNWRMRSITPFSFVHFFVSLFELKDPSSSQPLKDRATEIIFKAQNEIKFLEFKPSIIAASALLVASNERFPLQFPCFKCSIYSCEFVNEEKLLECFNALQEMVEMEWYESMLDTMSWTRTPLSVLDRHFTKSENETTSIITSTTTITNGSTVPEIKRRKLNGYSGK